A stretch of the Streptomyces ortus genome encodes the following:
- a CDS encoding DUF4132 domain-containing protein: protein MGWVTAGDYEVGLDGGKVVCRNAAGRQLKSVPAKLAEDPAVMGLRQLAEWLERHERQCLTDVEKWMVRSLPVPFAVIARVWPDPAWQSALRDLVVTGPDHEVAGFLRDVDLDRGLGLVDLDGDSVRITPDLVRLPHPVLLDDLADLREFAVEIGVEQRAQQLFREVWHRPAAVDAEATTVDDYAGGAFKQLRFLQGRVTQHGYRVRGGNAVCSVREDSRGVEARVWIGNYDGFEQTETGPLMWADDAGRVLKLGQVGPVAWSEGMRMAATLFAGRDIEDEEQAA, encoded by the coding sequence ATGGGGTGGGTCACGGCCGGCGATTACGAGGTCGGCCTCGACGGCGGAAAGGTGGTGTGCCGCAACGCCGCGGGACGGCAGTTGAAGTCCGTACCGGCCAAACTCGCGGAGGATCCCGCGGTCATGGGACTGCGACAGCTCGCCGAGTGGCTGGAGCGGCACGAGCGCCAGTGCCTCACCGACGTCGAGAAGTGGATGGTGCGCTCGCTTCCGGTGCCCTTCGCCGTCATCGCCCGGGTGTGGCCGGATCCCGCCTGGCAGAGCGCGCTCCGCGATCTCGTCGTCACCGGCCCGGACCACGAAGTGGCCGGATTCCTGCGGGACGTCGACCTCGACCGCGGCCTCGGTCTGGTCGACCTCGACGGAGACAGCGTGCGCATCACTCCGGACCTCGTCCGCCTGCCCCATCCCGTGCTCCTCGACGACCTCGCAGACCTCCGGGAGTTCGCCGTCGAGATCGGTGTCGAGCAGCGTGCCCAGCAGCTCTTCCGCGAGGTGTGGCACCGTCCCGCGGCCGTCGACGCCGAAGCCACCACCGTGGACGACTACGCGGGCGGTGCGTTCAAGCAACTGCGCTTCCTGCAGGGCAGGGTCACCCAGCACGGATACCGCGTACGCGGGGGCAACGCCGTCTGCTCCGTGCGGGAGGACTCCCGCGGCGTCGAGGCCCGCGTCTGGATCGGCAACTACGACGGGTTCGAGCAGACCGAGACCGGCCCCCTGATGTGGGCGGACGACGCGGGCCGGGTGTTGAAACTCGGTCAGGTGGGGCCCGTCGCCTGGTCGGAGGGCATGCGCATGGCAGCCACCCTGTTCGCCGGGCGTGACATCGAGGACGAGGAGCAGGCGGCATGA